A genomic segment from Anaerolineae bacterium encodes:
- a CDS encoding sugar phosphate isomerase/epimerase yields MPYDLAVSTWSFHRHMGPIYGTELDEQGQHRFIPRHRFPEDISLLSFAAFVRERYGLEHVELCQMHFQSSEKDYLDELRGRVAEAGSTIVNVPIDVGNISDRDENRRRHDLENIKRWMDVAAYIGSPCARVNSGQQPKGEESLDLAIASYRELAAYAGRLGLTLLLENHGGLSADPHNIVRMVEGVGSEHFRLCPDFGNFPEGIRYRALEMMFPYARMVHAKTFEFDGDGHEVRYDLDRCLQIAARSGYTGPLSIEFEGEGDQFDGVEKSVALLRRY; encoded by the coding sequence ATGCCCTACGACTTGGCGGTTTCTACCTGGAGCTTCCACCGACATATGGGCCCGATATACGGTACCGAGCTCGACGAGCAGGGCCAACACCGGTTCATCCCGCGACACCGGTTCCCCGAGGACATCTCGCTGCTCTCCTTCGCAGCATTCGTCCGGGAGCGGTACGGTCTGGAGCATGTGGAGCTATGCCAGATGCACTTCCAGAGTAGCGAGAAGGACTACCTAGATGAACTGCGGGGGAGGGTGGCCGAGGCAGGCAGCACGATCGTCAATGTGCCTATAGACGTGGGGAACATCTCGGATCGGGATGAGAACAGGCGTCGCCACGACTTGGAGAACATCAAGCGCTGGATGGACGTGGCGGCCTACATTGGCTCACCGTGTGCCCGGGTCAACAGCGGCCAGCAGCCCAAGGGAGAAGAGAGCCTAGACCTGGCCATCGCCTCGTACCGGGAACTGGCGGCTTACGCGGGTAGACTGGGCCTCACCCTGCTCCTAGAGAACCATGGCGGGTTGTCGGCCGACCCACACAACATCGTCCGCATGGTCGAGGGGGTAGGAAGCGAGCACTTCCGTCTCTGTCCTGACTTCGGAAACTTCCCTGAGGGCATCCGCTACCGAGCTCTGGAGATGATGTTCCCTTACGCCCGCATGGTTCACGCCAAGACGTTCGAGTTCGATGGTGACGGCCACGAGGTGCGCTACGATCTGGACCGCTGCCTGCAGATTGCGGCTCGGTCGGGCTACACTGGTCCCCTGTCCATCGAGTTTGAGGGCGAGGGAGACCAGTTCGATGGAGTAGAGAAGAGCGTGGCGCTCCTGAGACGCTACTAG